In Lacinutrix sp. Bg11-31, the DNA window CATTATCAACAAGAAATGAAAGCCCAAAAACAGCCTCAAGGCCTTTTGATGGAACTAGAGATGGTTTTGTTTTAGGTGAAGGTGCAGGAGCAATTATTCTTGAAGAATACGAACATGCAAAAGCAAGAGGAGCAAAAATTTATGCTGAAGTATTAGGTGGAGGAATGTCTAGCGACGCGTACCATATGACAGCTCCACATCCTGAAGGAATAGGTGTTATTGCAGTTATGAAAAACTGTTTAGAAAACGCTGGTTTAAAACCCGAAGATGTAGATCACATTAACACACACGGAACATCGACACCGCTTGGTGATGTTGCCGAACTTAAAGCAATTTCAATGGTTTTTGGCGATCATGCTAAAAACATCAATATTAATTCTACAAAATCAATGACTGGTCACTTATTGGGTGCTGCTGGTGCTATTGAATCTATTGCTTGTATTTTAGCAATGGAACATGGTATTGTGCCTCCAACAATTAATCATAATACTATTGACGAAAGAATTGATCCTAATCTAAACTTAACGCTTAACCATCCACAAAAGCGCGAAATTAAAGTCGCGATGAGTAATACTTTTGGTTTTGGCGGACATAATGCTTGTGTATTATTTAAAAAGTTAGATTAAAACTTTAATGAAAAGAATTCGAAACATATTCTCAAAATCTAAAAAAGAAAAAGGAGAATTCTTTACAACCATTTCAGAAATTATAGGCTACAAGCCAAAAACGATTAAACACTTTAAAACAGCGTTTACACATCGTTCTATGAATATTAAAAACGATAATGGTCATATTATAAATTATGAGCGTTTAGAGTTTTTAGGAGATGCTATGCTAAGTTCTATAATTGCTCATCATCTATATATAGAAGTCCCTAGTGGAGACGAAGGTTATTTAACTAAAATGCGCTCTAAAATAGTAAGTAGAGAGCATTTAAACGAACTAGGACGCGATTTAAAACTTATAAACCTTGTAGAAAGCAAAATTCCGAAAGGGCAATTTGGCGATAATATTCATGGTAATTTATTCGAATCTTTAGTAGGAGCCATTTACTTAGATGGCAACTATAAAGCTTGCGAGAAATTTATTTACAAACGTGTTATTACACCTTTTGTGGATATAGAGCAACTTGAAGGAAAAGTTATTAGCTATAAATCTTTATTAATTGAATGGTGTCAAAAAGAAAAAAAGACTTTCGATTATAATGTTTACGAAGATACT includes these proteins:
- the fabF gene encoding beta-ketoacyl-ACP synthase II, translating into MELKRVVVTGLGALTPIGNTKDEYWNALLKGESGAAPITYFDTEKFKTKFACELKNFVATDFLDRKEARKMDRFTQYAMVASDEAIADSNLNLDTINKLRVGVIWGAGIGGLETFQNEVLNFAAGDGTPRFNPFFIPKMIADIAPGNISIKNGFMGPNYTTVSACASSANAMIDALNYIRLGQCDVIVTGGSEAAVTIAGMGGFNAMHALSTRNESPKTASRPFDGTRDGFVLGEGAGAIILEEYEHAKARGAKIYAEVLGGGMSSDAYHMTAPHPEGIGVIAVMKNCLENAGLKPEDVDHINTHGTSTPLGDVAELKAISMVFGDHAKNININSTKSMTGHLLGAAGAIESIACILAMEHGIVPPTINHNTIDERIDPNLNLTLNHPQKREIKVAMSNTFGFGGHNACVLFKKLD
- the rnc gene encoding ribonuclease III, producing the protein MKRIRNIFSKSKKEKGEFFTTISEIIGYKPKTIKHFKTAFTHRSMNIKNDNGHIINYERLEFLGDAMLSSIIAHHLYIEVPSGDEGYLTKMRSKIVSREHLNELGRDLKLINLVESKIPKGQFGDNIHGNLFESLVGAIYLDGNYKACEKFIYKRVITPFVDIEQLEGKVISYKSLLIEWCQKEKKTFDYNVYEDTGNDNIRHFSVKLSINDKIVSKGRATSKKKAEEKASKRAFFVFQNQISKAFL